One Vespula pensylvanica isolate Volc-1 chromosome 14, ASM1446617v1, whole genome shotgun sequence genomic window carries:
- the LOC122634255 gene encoding rho-associated protein kinase 1-like isoform X2, producing MRHLRKIYWLFWVGLPTLTAYPVSTPYLTDLHNDQGSLQWERYWIRYTITLLSLTVAAFTLAGCLCCRRPRRTIGFQDKTGKCKQEFKNGSSTGPELPFEQSIEGLAIDVPRMIALTDRVQFEPLPVDRIISGPKVPSPTKPSSISHLSFTGEYNEDNATLQEPCREWFEAEDLYVPREKLKYLRELGRGWFGKVVEGRADLDQSKGALKNGGVVVRILAEEATMKEKAWFLGEATPYLKLHHQNVLALLGFCLETDPYLLLFESCPAGDLKGFLLSNHDKKSQEALIKENIPTRMALEIAAGLQHMHNHGFAHTDLSARNCLVASDLSAKLGDYGTGVEKYPEDYYIVGDRALPIRWSAPESLDCTDTTIETRQITLQANVWSYAVLLWEIINWGNRPYDNMCDEEVIQMLLSLKTDFSLNNVQPLRNCPENSPSNILHVICTCLNTDAKKRPSLNDIRQNLLTEHIEQEDFEQWENLQTNTLINHTRSASLQNLRGSVDSDHWTSIMDEKPLETLQSSFRLGPDEPIKSVMNMESLFNTAQESGSETEEESWRGRIERGVYTEKVKQKSKSVTDLMVLVHIDPESDGELSMGTQMTEKTLKKRLSTTGSDSDLTRTTIVDEFDEVLRKLRNPIQSDVSNKTKSINNSEKPKLLTLTMDQEQTPILRLSLDSKENSIVSKNSSVLNTSADSIRSEEHILRLLSKGDPDLPLLRYVPDSKPSCEILESTNETQSDNISTNNENNESCFSNNFSFQNLDTNQNNLVDVLLWNHALDSALEHKIPGFSDEGEFKEFIEPSINQQNNTTLELSTSANVTENSEQFDKENSVYNLNDLSNTEDMGIVRKVLINEYEERKHLSTPDDEQSSDSGFRDKESCEEEESMCPPCDQTSSHDTSIIHVPTCTEDEQLQVLLELDTILDAEYYSILPESDNSVGMNNTNSKAEYDNPNIQDIKSQNTVSILSNEITTNTYIEQDEEVNTQYLNKNDRMEDEDIKPTSNMQNGDFVASSSSNYYDDTNNYITENSKESKISSFDAKITHADTENYIQDDTGHENEEEDSSTMSLCSDNSYVSFGMEEEFVTAIRNELREKLPRAQMPVVEPSEPRDEEISPISSDIENKRWDDDENEESPDRSTSSVDISIRYNLYGTPLSPILEERESTVTSESLLSNSRDASIVSKESVPSEDVLLVDTRTNKMILLEGSREKQLQDDDRDTTNGDISEEENVEYSSSSIYTSEDKPHAMIATGGAPLPSPEEETKWQQLPSSFPLPLPLPLQDDLMSTSFATERDWDSQDDDEVGDEEGEDEDNSSSSGEFVWKRYSEPHTEQIQIRSTLSNEKVEVEQADLREEIDAEDEEEEEFTPSAWNATLAPHRSALRSPDKTLKSGDQKKSVWFKKQRYHCVYEYPKETLANDIQGQATTTWEPTSYTDWEELMNEPRLDMYPLDYEDINRAGNEEFYVSSSNRPFQFPTSDSKYVSQFFPGACSTSVNEEEQDEVDCNQEEENTNSQTNEHEHIKQYQLGELRHTRDRLKLNLLAGNNAVDTTFVPLRQVYEDKEDLLRTEKTHTLDLLENMKVTEDQCNLSNLVDDNTSPKVPQEDFKCEIDNDPVSPKIYQNDNEKKIESANNVAF from the exons ATGCGACatttacgtaaaatatattgGCTATTTTGGGTGGGTCTACCGACTCTCACTGCATATCCTGTGTCAACGCCGTATTTAACAG ATTTGCACAATGATCAAGGATCATTACAATGGGAACGTTATTGGATAAGATATACAATTACTCTCTTAAGCTTAACTGTCGCTGCATTTACTCTGGCTGGATGTCTATGCTGCAGGAGACCTCGTCGTACTATAGGATTTCAG gACAAAACAGGAAAATGTAAACAG GAATTCAAGAATGGAAGTAGCACTGGTCCAGAGTTACCGTTTGAACAATCAATAGAAGGTTTAGCCATTGATGTTCCACGAATGATAGCATTGACCGACAGAGTACAGTTTGAACCTCTACCCGTAGATCGAATTATATCAGGACCAAAAGTTCCTTCTCCAACAAAACCATCTTCCATATCACATTTATCTTTTACGGGAGAATACAATGAAGATAATGCTACATTACAAGAGCCTTGTAGAGAATGGTTCGAAGCAGAAGACCTTTATGTACctagagaaaaattaaaatacttaaGAGAACTAGGACGAGGCTGGTTTGGAAAAGTTGTAGAAGGCCGAGCAGATTTAGATCAATCCAAAGGAGCTCTAAAAAATGGAGGAGTTGTTGTAAGAATTCTTGCCGAAGAAGctacaatgaaagaaaaagcttgGTTCCTAGGAGAAGCTACACCGTATCTCAAATTACATCATCAAAATGTTTTAGCATTACTTGGTTTTTGCTTAGAAACTGATCCGTATTTGCTACTTTTTGAATCTTGTCCTGCTGGTGATCTTAAAGGCTTTTTGTTATCAAATCATGATAAAAAATCTCAAGAAgcattaataaaagaaaatattcctaCGAGAATGGCTTTAGAAATAGCCGCTGGTTTACAACATATGCATAATCATGGTTTTGCACATACAGACTTATCTGCGAGAAATTGTTTGGTTGCTTCTGATTTATCTGCGAAATTAGGAGATTATGGAACTGGCGTTGAAAAATATCCTGAAGATTATTACATTGTTGGAGATCGTGCTTTGCCTATTAGATGGTCTGCACCTGAGAGTTTAGACTGTACAGATACTACTATTGAAACTCGACAAATTACATTACAAGCAAATGTATGGAGTTATGCTGTGCTGTTATGGGAAATTATTAATTGGGGTAATAGACCTTACGATAATATGTGTGATGAGGAAGTTATACAGATGCTTTTATCTCTTAAAACTGATTTTTCACTAAACAATGTACAGCCATTGCGTAACTGTCCTGAAAATAGTCCCTCCAATATATTACATGTTATATGCACATGTTTGAATACAGATGCTAAAAAGAGGCCTTCTTTAAATGACATAAGACAAAATTTACTTACTGAACATATAGAGCAAGAAGATTTTGAGCAATGGGAAAATTTACAAACAAatacattaattaatcataCACGTAGTGCTAGTTTACAAAATCTTCGTGGCAGTGTTGATTCTGATCATTGGACAAGCATAATGGATGAGAAACCATTAGAAACATTACAATCTTCTTTTCGACTTGGACCAGATGAACCAATTAAAAGTGTTATGAATATGGAAAGTTTATTTAATACAGCACAAGAATCAGGATCTGAAACCGAAGAAGAAAGTTGGAGGGGAAGAATCGAACGAGGAGTTTATACAGAAAAAGTGAAACAAAAATCTAAATCTGTAACTGATCTTATGGTACTTGTACATATCGATCCCGAATCAGATGGAGAATTATCTATGGGCACACAAATGACAGAGAAAACTCTTAAGAAAAGATTATCCACCACTGGCAGTGATAGTGATCTAACGCGTACCACGATTGTAGATGAATTTGACGAAGTATTAAGAAAACTACGAAATCCTATACAAAGTGATGTTTCTAATAAAACTAAATCAATAAACAACTCAGAAAAACCAAAACTTTTGACGTTAACTATGGATCAGGAACAAACACCAATCTTAAGGCTGTCTTTGGattctaaagaaaattctattgtTAGTAAAAATTCTTCTGTTTTAAATACAAGCGCAGACAGTATACGTAGCGAAGAACATATATTAAGACTATTATCAAAAGGTGATCCAGATCTTCCACTTCTTCGTTATGTTCCTGATAGCAAGCCTTCTTGTGAAATTTTGGAGAGTACTAATGAAACTCAATCTGATAACATTTCCactaataatgaaaataatgaatcttGCTTTTCCAACAATTTCTCGTTTCAAAATCTTGATACTAATCAGAATAACTTGGTGGACGTTCTTCTTTGGAATCATGCGCTTGATTCAGCTTTGGAACATAAGATACCAGGATTTTCAGACGAAGGtgaatttaaagaatttatagAACCTTCTATAAATCAACAGAATAATACTACATTGGAACTTTCTACATCTGCTAATGTCACAGAAAATAGTGAAcaatttgataaagaaaattctgtTTACAATCTTAATGATTTATCAAATACTGAAGATATGGGAATCGttcgaaaagttttaataaacgaatatgaagaaagaaagcattTATCTACTCCTGACGATGAGCAAAGTTCAGATTCTGGCTTTAGAGACAAAGAATCctgtgaagaagaagaaagtatgtGTCCACCCTGTGATCAAACGAGCTCCCACGATACGTCTATTATACATGTGCCTACATGTACTGAAGATGAACAGCTACAGGTTTTATTAGAACTTGATACTATTTTAGATGCTGAATATTACTCGATACTTCCTGAATCTGATAACTCTGTAGGGATGAATAACACAAACAGTAAAGCAGAATATGACAATCCAAATATACAGGATATAAAAAGTCAGAATACTGTTAGTATTTTATCAAACGAAATCactacaaatacatacatagaacaAGATGAAGAGGTTAACacacaatatttaaataagaatgatCGAATGGAAGACGAGGACATAAAACCCACAAGTAATATGCAAAATGGTGATTTTGTAGCATCATCATCTAGTAATTACTATGATGATACAAACAATTATATAACAGAAAATTCCAAAGAGAGCAAGATTTCTTCCTTCGATGCAAAAATAACGCATGCAGATacagaaaattatatacaagatGATACTGGGCATgaaaatgaagaggaagatagtTCTACAATGAGCTTATGCAGTGATAACTCTTATGTATCTTTTGGTATGGAAGAAGAATTTGTTACAGCAATTAGAAATGAACTTAGAGAAAAACTTCCACGTGCACAGATGCCCGTCGTGGAACCGTCCGAACCTCGTGACGAAGAGATTTCCCCTATATCTAGCGATATTGAAAACAAACGTTGGGACGATGATGAGAATGAAGAATCGCCAGATCGAAGCACTAGCAGCGTAGATATTTCTATCAG gtATAATCTTTATGGAACACCACTCAGTCCTATTttagaagaacgagaaagcaCTGTTACTTCCGAGTCTTTGCTATCAAATTCAAGAGACGCATCCATTGTATCTAAAGAATCAGTACCATCTGAAGATGTATTATTAGTTGATACtagaacaaataaaatgatattattagaGGGATCAAGAGAAAAGCAACTACAAGATGATGATCGAGATACAACAAATGGAGATATttctgaagaagaaaatgttgaaTATAGTTCATCATCGATATACACATCAGAAGATAAACCTCACGCTATGATCGCTACTGGAGGAGCACCGTTACCAAGTCCTGAAGAAGAAACCAAATGGCAACAATTACCTTCCTCTTTTCCATTACCTTTACCATTACCTTTACAAGATGATTTAATGTCTACAAGTTTTGCTACAGAACGTGATTGGGATAGTCAAGACGATGATGAAGTAGGAGATGAAGAGGGGGAAGATGAGGATAACAGTTCTAGTTCGGGTGAATTTGTTTGGAAA CGATACAGTGAGCCTCACACGGAACAAATACAAATCAGAAGTACTTTGAGCAATGagaaagtagaagtagaaCAGGCTGACTTAAGAGAAGAGATTGATgcagaagatgaagaagaagaagaattcacACCATCAGCTTGGAATGCAACATTAGCACCACATAGATCTGCGTTAAGGTCTCCAGATAAAACATTAAAGAGCGGA GATCAAAAGAAGAGTGTATGGTTCAAGAAACAACGCTATCATTGTGTATATGAGTATCCAAAAGAAACATTAGCTAATGACATCCAAGGTCAAGCTACCACTACATGGGAACCAACTTCGTATACag ATTGGGAGGAATTAATGAATGAGCCAAGATTAGATATGTATCCATTGGATTACGAGGATATAAATCGAGCTG GAAATGAAGAATTTTATGTGAGTAGTTCAAATCGTCCGTTTCAATTTCCAACCAGCGATAGTAAATATGTTAGTCAATTCTTCCCTGGCGCTTGTTCTACGTCAGTaaatgaagaagaacaagacGAAGTAGATTGTAatcaggaagaagaaaatactaATAGCCAGACAAATGAGCATGAACATATTAAGCAATATCAATTAGGAGAATTAAGACATACCAGAGACCgcttaaaattaaatttattagcaGGAAATAATGCAGTAGATACGACTTTTGTTCCTTTAAGACAAGTATATGAAGATAAGGAAGATCTATTAAGAACTGAAAAAACGCATACGTTAGATTTGCTGGAAAATATGAAAGTAACGGAAGACCAATGTAATTTGTCAAATTTGGTAGATGACAATACTTCGCCAAAGGTGCCTCAGGAGGATTTTAAATGTGAAATAGATAATGATCCAGTTTCAccaaaaatttatcaaaatgacaatgaaaagaaaattgagtcTGCTAATAATGTAGCGTTCTAA